One Chanodichthys erythropterus isolate Z2021 chromosome 10, ASM2448905v1, whole genome shotgun sequence DNA segment encodes these proteins:
- the dnase1l4.1 gene encoding deoxyribonuclease 1 like 4, tandem duplicate 1, whose translation MKVASFNVQRFGKSKLSDAFVLKTLIKIVSRYDIIVILEVVDSSGDAVDNFLKELNKFNKTHHYTMEISTRLGRRNYKEQFMFLYRDDLVDLIGSYQYKDDQPGDEDAFAREPYVLRFKCHKTVLEDLVLMPVHTKPEDSVKELDELYDVFQDVKEKWKTDNVMILGDFNADGSYVSDKNMKKIRIRSDKNFHWLITDDKDTTASTKNDNTYDRIVVYGDDMLNAVLPNSANPFNFQKAYDLDVKDALKVSDHYPVEVELKSKR comes from the exons ATGAAGGTCGCTTCTTTCAATGTCCAGAGATTTGGGAAATCAAAACTCTCGGATGCGTTCGTGCTGAAAACCCTGATCAAG ATAGTGTCACGCTATGACATTATTGTCATTCTAGAGGTGGTGGACTCTAGCGGAGATGCAGTGGATAATTTTCTCAAAGAGCTGAATAA GTTCAACAAGACACATCATTACACCATGGAGATCAGCACACGCCTGGGAAGAAGAAATTACAAAGAACAGTTCATGTTCCTTTACAG GGACGACCTGGTGGATTTGATTGGGTCTTACCAATACAAAGACGATCAGCCTGGAGATGAAGATGCTTTCGCCAGAGAACCTTATGTTCTGCGATTCAAATGTCATAAAACAG TATTGGAAGATTTGGTGCTGATGCCCGTCCACACAAAGCCTGAGGATTCAGTGAAGGAACTTGATGAACTGTACGACGTGTTTCAGGATGTCAAGGAGAAATGGAAGACTGAT AACGTCATGATTTTGGGGGACTTCAATGCAGATGGTAGTTATGTGTCtgataaaaacatgaaaaaaatccgCATCCGCAGTGACAAAAACTTCCATTGGCTGATCACGGATGATAAGGACACCACAGCCAGCACAAAAAACGACAACACTTATGACCG GATTGTGGTATATGGAGACGATATGCTGAACGCTGTTTTGCCAAATTCTGCAAATCCATTCAACTTCCAGAAGGCCTACGACCTGGATGTAAAGGAT GCCCTGAAAGTGAGTGACCACTATCCAGTAGAGGTGGAACTGAAGAGTAAAC gTTAA